TCCTGACACCGACAAGTGGGATTTCAAGGATGGGATGCGCAACAAAGCAACCGAGAGAAAGAAGGAATCTCATTTTCGTGTTTGTTGCTTGACGAGAATCCTCACGGTAAAAGTCAAGCTGCACCTTCTCGAAAAGAAGATTGTGTGTTTTCAGTGGACAGTTTGAACTTGAATCTTAATGTCccttcaaaaacatgtttcCAGAGTAGGAAGGACCTCAGAAACGATCCCATGCTTTTTCATCAAACCGAGCCCAACATCATCTCCATGTCAGCcgcttttattttgctgtgGCAATGGCTGCCTTGTGACTAAATTTTGCTTCTATGATGTTCTAACATTGCTTCATGTGTTCCTTCCCGCAGACTGGCAGATCGCCACCCTTGTGCTACTGGTGGGCGGTGCCGCGGCAACCCTGGTGGCCTTTTTGGTGGGCCTCATTTCCCTGTGCCGCGGGACGCAGAGGAAGCACTACCGCACTGTGGCCGTCTTCCTCTTCACTGcaggtttgttttcattgaagATACCAAATGCACACGACAAATAAAGAAGCAGGAAGGCGACATGCACACCCTCAGCCCAACCACAAGCCTTTCCAGGCAGACAAGATTTTATTTGTTCCAGAGCTCATACCGTATGAAATACAGTCGGCTGAAGGAGAGAGGCAGTGGTGCGTTGCTTGAGCTCATTTTTTCTGTGGTGAGCAGCCCAGAGGCCCGCTTGGCCCACGGGCCAAGAAAAAGCAGCCACAGAATTTGCAGCAGCACCAACAATGGCAAGTCAcagaggggaagaaaaaaaagcaccactTGCATAGTTGAAAGAGGGGAAATGTTGACACTAGTGGGGGAGACTCCACCCTTAAAGtatataataaaatcaaaaacttTTTGGCAAAGAAATTTAATATAAGTAGTCTTGGCAGTTGGTGCTTATGCTAGTGTTGAAAAGACTAACCACTTGCAGCCCCTTCACTTGCCGGTTCCATATTGGAACAACATTATGTAAGCATAAGCATCACAGTCCATGAGCTATGGAATAAACATAGTTTGTTTGGATAAATTAACTCCACATCACACACGgattaatgtttttattaaatgtaTGTATTGCTTTTTTATGATAAAAATAGCACCCTCTAAAAGCAAACTCCAATGATAAAAttgaatataattttttaCTTCAATTCAGtggacattgtgctgctccttctgctgtgtgtgcgttggccacctgggggcacTATATTAAACACAGtgagacacaaagaaaaattTCACATGTGATCGAATAAGCTGCAGTAATATTAGTCATTATTGAGAAACTGTCTGTCTAAATAtgttgctgcaccatttgtgttcttaAAAAGGTTGCATTGGTGACTCTTCATGAAGTCAGGTCACTCGTATCTCAAGGCTGTACAGTATGAAAGTTTCGAATGTGCATTAATTTTGAGTAGTTTTGATGACGGTGAcagtttttgtgtttgaaattGGAGGCCAGCCAACATCCTGGAACTGACTGTGCTCCACACTTTAACTTTAATCTGATGAATAGTTTTGAATGTGAGTTTTTTAGAGGCTGTGAGgcaactttgacttttttcctcTGTGAAAACATGAGGTATAAAGAAAGGGCCAGTGTGCGTTTGACTTAATGGCTACACCACTGCCTGCTAGCCATTCACTGAAAAGCATGGGAAGCCGCTGTTATCCTTTCCTGTGTGCGTAATTGCTCCGAGAGCCTGCGTGGCGAGAGAGAGAATAAGGCCGCCTTTACATGCGTACGGCGCATATTGGAGCCCGTTAAATGCCCCTTGGCAGCGCtgcagtatttattttctgtccaGAAATATGACCTCAGCTCAGTCTGGGCTCCATCAACACGGCTACATTCTTTTGGGCCGCCACCACTCCTacagggaggaaggaaaggCCCGACCAGAAGTCATGCTAAAATCCTCAAAGCCGCTAAGACTCAGCGCAAGGAAAATGACTCACAGTGGTAGAAATATCCAAATTTCCTTTTATGTCAAGGTCAAAAGTCTTTATTTTCCActgatattgttttttttgcaaagtcaGAATCAGCAAAccttttgaattattttattttttttttcccaccagtTGTCCTGCAGGCCTGCGCTTTGGTCCTTTACCCAATCAAGTTCATCGACGGGACGGTTCTGCAAACCTATCACGAATTCAACTGGGGCTACGGACTCGGCTGGGGCGCCACCATCTTCATGCTGGGCGGCGGAGTCCTCTTCTGCCTGCGAACGGACATATATGAGGATGCCATGTATTGACGCCCACCCTCACCCCTcccatgaacacacacataactCTACGGAGTTGGTGTGTATAGGAGTACGGACCAGAATTCTCTCTTGGCTCTCTTGGTTATTTTTAGTCAGGTTGTGTAGGCCTAAATAAAGTAGGACAGGTCTGTTTGAATGGTTGCTGGATACTTTCACTGCATGGTGACCTGGATTTCTGTTTGTTGGACCGTTTTGTCCAGTAGGCTTTGAACAtttaaaatcaacaaggtgTATTCTTTTCTAGCATTACAATGAGGAGCTTTTTTTCAATGGCGCCACTTTCTCTGCATTCTGCCTGAAACATATCATCGTGTCTTCTCATATCACAAGACTTAGCCTTACATATATGCTGTATTTATAGTGTGTTTGCAAACTCAATTTGTCTttaatgaaaatgtaaatgtgtaaaaattGTTTGTACATGAAGGACTTTACGGAATAAAAAGTGTTGTATTTGGAAGTGATGAGTGTTAGTTATTGGTGTGTCCTGCAAACCTCaaacctgtaaaaaaaaaagctcttgtTTGGACTTAATACGCTAATCATCAAGTGTTAAGATTACACACATTGACATTTAACAGGTGTcatcacaatttgttttttggacAACTTGTGTTTTCCTTCCATTTGCCGCAATTATGTTAACGGTTTTAAAGTGTGAAACAAAAGGCACCAACACCCCTGCAGACTGGTGGGAAGTTGTCACCTCTCAAAGTTTCAACTACAACAGCTGCTTGGAATGccgccgcaaaaaaaaaaaaatctatttcagCAGCTGCCGCATCTGGATAGATGACCACAtgagaattattttatttttggatgtGGATGAACCAACACCAATGGGAAAGTCCCAAATGTCTGCATTGATCCCAAGATGCTAGATGTGATGTGAGAGAAGTCTCTAAGTGGCTGTCTTATAATAGCAAGTTGAAATGTGATCTGGGTTGAGGTTGTGGAGttccaaaaaaagagagacgAGGTTTCATACAATTTTGGGGTGgatattcttttttaaaaaaaactccattGGGTTAaggaattttatttattatttgcagtGATCATATGTACAAACAAACACCCACAATAATTAttacacaacaaaaataatgtattgAGAAATTAAAAGATCACCCGTCCATTCACACGACTTGATGGAGAACTTTTGTTGGATAGGCGTAATAAGCCAGCCGCATGTTTCCGGCCACTGGCTGCTGTTTACAGCCTTCATTCAAGATGGAATGTCcctttgtgtcattttttacTCTTTTCTACCCTCCTGTGGTCAAGCGAGATATTCAGGATGGAATCCATTCAGGGTGGAATGTCCCtttgtgtaatttttttaCTCTTCTCTACCCTCCTGTGGTCAAGCgaaatattgcatttttgcTTATGAGAAATTTTATTGTGGAGTCCAGTGTGTTGATGTGGGGCTTTGCTTCCCGATTATGTTTAATATTCGTTTATATCTAAAAAATGTAAGACTGCAATTTATTCTCTCTCCTACCTTTTATTCGAGcactgtgattaaaaaaaaattaaatcctATTTTCTATGTAACCAGAGTGCCTGGGACAAAGCAAACTCACACACagccagtggaaaaaaaaaaaatgaaataaagaaaactaAAAGATATAACAACATCCTGGTATGCGTACAAATGTACGTATAAACCCAAGTGTTTCATTCTTCTTCTACATTTAATGATGACTGACTAATTCTGTTGAGGACCAATGACATTTTGAGATGTTGATTCAGCTATGAGCGCAACATGCACATACCCCACTGTGGTAAATATTTGGTAGAGCAGGCCGGCCCCTGGGGCCAGTAACCAGCTGGGCCCTGCAACCTTTCAAACCGCAGGGACAGATTCCAGTTACTGAACCCGGGGGACGGAGAAAACCTTGacgtttttttgtattgtggtGGTTCGCCGAGTTGATCTTAACTATCGCCCCTGTGATGTACTGCTGTCCAATCCAGTGCCATCCTAGTGACAAATGGAAAATTAAGTAAAGTGTTGATTGGATAGATTATATAAAATGCAGGTTGAAGAGTGAAGATATGTCATCATGCATGCAAACCTGGAAGTGTCGAAGCCTGTCTGGTGGTCCTCAGCGGTGGAAGTCCTCACCAGCAAAGTGAAGTGACTAGCAACACCTGAGCTATACATTACCACCACTCCAGTCTTCTATCAAGCATGACCCCACCAAAATTACACATTAACTCGAAACATGTCACATCTCCCTCGCTATCGTGCGTCTGCTGGCGCCCCTCACATGCCACGTGCAGAACATGAATTaacaaaagacaagataaaCAACACAGTGCAAGGCAGCAAAGGTACAATTGAGCTGAAATAAAGTTGGAGAATGATATTTTCTACAGTAAGTTAACCTACACAGAGACACAAATGAGTATAATGGACAATTCTGCATTGCTAGTGGGAAGCCTGCAGATGGCTGCATGGGTGACCTTGTCAGTATCATTTTTAGAAGTaatcaaacaacaacaaaaaacacaggTCATCCAGTatccagatggttttattcCCAACATTAAAGTAGTACACAGCGTGAACATAAAAGTcttcaacaaaataattagCAATCCAAATGAGCTTtattcaattttcttttatgtggtcataaatattttgttgataCGAGCATATTTTGTACCCGGAATTTATTTTCGTAgcaaatgtaaatgaaaatatatctttcaaattcattttgataAATATGAGTAGGAAACAAAAGAACGGATTGCTAATTAAGCGAGGGAACTCACTCCCCCACTCGCTTCATCTGTTCAAGCCTTCATATTTTTGCTTACAAATGTTCAAAAACTCATAGAGACATAAC
The sequence above is drawn from the Syngnathus acus chromosome 14, fSynAcu1.2, whole genome shotgun sequence genome and encodes:
- the LOC119134029 gene encoding transmembrane protein 47-like translates to MVADSAHAHCSSSSGSFHGYGPTALCDERTMSMNDVYVLRPFKLIALLCVFLALCLDLVALLSPAWVTADHFSLSLWESCSQSEARQPDEEASWSCFSTLTSDWQIATLVLLVGGAAATLVAFLVGLISLCRGTQRKHYRTVAVFLFTAVVLQACALVLYPIKFIDGTVLQTYHEFNWGYGLGWGATIFMLGGGVLFCLRTDIYEDAMY